In Paenibacillus sp. J23TS9, a single genomic region encodes these proteins:
- a CDS encoding ABC transporter ATP-binding protein — MEPVVELQHITHVYVSDREASLALDGLDLKVFPGEFVSLVGPSGCGKTTLLSIVAGLLNPTKGGVFVYGRKVEGPTPEVGYMLQQDYLFPWRTIFENASIGLELTGRLDDKQLARTSSLLEEMGLEEAKNMYPQQLSGGMRQRVALVRTLSTDPGLLLLDEPFSALDYQTKLQLEDLISETLREKNKTAILVTHDLSEAVAVSDRVIVLGSHPGKIRRTFEVPEHIRLARPLVAREQSGFNELFHEIWREMESAGDKE; from the coding sequence ATGGAGCCGGTAGTTGAATTACAGCATATTACGCATGTTTACGTCAGTGACCGCGAAGCATCACTGGCCCTGGACGGATTGGATTTGAAGGTGTTTCCGGGGGAGTTCGTCAGTCTTGTCGGCCCAAGCGGGTGCGGCAAGACGACGCTGCTCTCCATTGTAGCTGGATTGCTCAACCCTACGAAAGGCGGAGTGTTTGTCTACGGGCGCAAAGTGGAAGGACCGACGCCTGAAGTAGGATACATGCTGCAGCAGGACTATTTATTCCCTTGGCGCACTATTTTTGAAAATGCCTCGATCGGGCTTGAGCTTACAGGGAGACTGGATGATAAACAACTCGCCAGAACATCCTCTTTGCTTGAGGAAATGGGGCTTGAGGAAGCCAAAAATATGTATCCGCAGCAGTTATCCGGAGGAATGAGGCAGCGAGTGGCTCTGGTGCGGACGCTGTCTACTGATCCCGGTCTGCTGCTGCTGGATGAGCCTTTTTCCGCACTGGATTACCAGACTAAGCTGCAGCTGGAGGATTTGATTTCGGAGACGCTGCGTGAGAAGAATAAAACGGCAATTTTGGTTACCCATGATTTATCCGAGGCCGTAGCGGTCAGCGACCGTGTTATCGTGCTTGGAAGCCATCCGGGAAAGATTCGCAGAACTTTTGAAGTTCCGGAGCATATTCGGCTCGCAAGGCCTTTGGTGGCCAGGGAGCAGAGTGGCTTTAATGAACTGTTTCATGAGATTTGGCGCGAAATGGAGAGCGCCGGGGATAAGGAGTGA
- a CDS encoding PadR family transcriptional regulator, producing MNTLSYGLLAFLAREPGSGYDVMLKIQPFWQAKHSQIYPLLAQMEENELLTSYWIKQSEKPDKKIYSITDSGIRKLKEWMYMPLPDPVTRDELSMKTFCMWMTDRDNAIEIVETRKAYFTRRLESFNNMLQKIPEEKRTFGNREFYDYILIQKGIFNATAGQDWCKWVLGMLKEQQATESQAQPAQ from the coding sequence ATGAATACGTTATCCTACGGATTGTTGGCTTTTTTGGCCAGGGAACCTGGTTCAGGCTATGATGTGATGCTAAAGATCCAGCCGTTCTGGCAGGCCAAGCACAGCCAAATTTATCCTCTCCTTGCACAAATGGAGGAGAATGAACTACTTACTTCTTATTGGATCAAACAGTCGGAAAAACCCGACAAAAAAATCTACTCCATCACCGACAGCGGCATTCGAAAACTGAAAGAATGGATGTACATGCCTCTTCCGGACCCGGTTACCAGGGACGAGCTGTCTATGAAAACGTTTTGCATGTGGATGACTGACCGCGATAACGCGATCGAAATTGTGGAGACGAGAAAGGCTTATTTTACACGCAGGCTCGAATCCTTCAACAACATGCTGCAAAAAATCCCTGAAGAAAAGCGGACATTCGGCAATCGTGAATTTTATGATTACATTCTGATCCAAAAGGGAATATTTAATGCAACGGCCGGACAGGATTGGTGCAAATGGGTCCTTGGTATGCTAAAGGAGCAGCAAGCAACAGAAT
- a CDS encoding iron-sulfur cluster biosynthesis family protein produces the protein MNIQISERAERFLRQKIGSKSSPVRLVFDSEGCGCGVNGIPALWILPAQDEHDIILHSNGVPFLINRIHAVYFEEHLYLDSEETYPSFRLSGDSQLYGQNIRLLDKREDES, from the coding sequence ATGAATATTCAAATCTCCGAACGCGCGGAACGCTTTCTCCGCCAGAAAATAGGCAGCAAGTCTTCGCCTGTCAGGCTTGTCTTTGACTCTGAGGGCTGCGGCTGCGGGGTCAACGGTATACCGGCTTTGTGGATTCTCCCTGCGCAGGATGAACATGATATAATCCTACATAGCAATGGAGTTCCTTTTCTCATTAACCGGATTCATGCCGTATATTTTGAAGAACATCTTTATCTGGATTCGGAAGAGACGTACCCATCATTTCGTCTTTCGGGAGACAGCCAGTTGTATGGTCAGAATATAAGACTGCTGGACAAGCGCGAAGACGAATCTTAA
- a CDS encoding outer spore coat protein CotE, which translates to MSLSDKHQCREIITKAICGKGRKFSTVTHTVTPPHNPTSILGAWIINHQYEAVAAGDGIEVIGTYDINIWYSYDKNSQTDVAKETVSYVELVPLSYLDPKHRASTVEVSAEATQEPSCVEASVSSGGGNVIIRVEREFCVELVAETKVRVLVCEKGHGDYEDKEFDFGDDVDYDDLDPDSLDDEL; encoded by the coding sequence ATGTCATTAAGCGATAAACATCAATGTAGAGAGATCATAACGAAAGCGATCTGCGGCAAAGGTCGTAAGTTCTCTACCGTAACACATACCGTGACTCCGCCTCATAATCCAACCAGCATCTTGGGGGCATGGATTATAAACCATCAGTACGAAGCGGTTGCCGCAGGCGACGGAATTGAAGTTATTGGTACTTACGATATCAACATCTGGTACTCCTATGACAAAAACTCTCAAACCGACGTCGCGAAAGAAACGGTATCCTATGTAGAGCTGGTTCCGCTCTCGTATCTGGATCCAAAACACCGGGCTTCAACCGTGGAGGTATCTGCGGAGGCCACGCAGGAACCTAGCTGCGTTGAAGCCAGTGTTTCGTCCGGGGGAGGCAATGTCATCATCCGCGTAGAACGTGAGTTTTGCGTAGAGCTTGTGGCCGAGACCAAGGTTCGTGTTCTGGTGTGTGAAAAAGGCCATGGGGATTACGAAGACAAAGAATTTGATTTCGGCGACGATGTGGACTACGACGATTTGGATCCTGATTCATTGGATGATGAATTGTAG
- a CDS encoding ABC transporter substrate-binding protein, with translation MLKNKRGIWIGLFSLVLCGMIFSGCSGSKSAVKVKVGEVTRSVFYAPEYVALEKGFFKEEGLDVELQTIPGGDKTMTALLSGAINVALVGSETSIYVYQQGSDDPVINFGQVTQTDGTFLMARNQEGKLDWNNVKGSVFLGQRKGGMPQMAGEFTLRKHNIDPQKDLKLIQNIDFANIASAYLSGTGDYVQLFEPQASIFEKEGKGHVVASFGEESGHLPYTVFMSKQSYIKKNNDTVQKFTNALQKAQNWVQQHSPEEIADAILPYFKDADKEIIISSVKRYKDQGTYAADPIVDETEWNNLLDVMSQAGELKEKVPATAIVDNSFAEKAKSFVK, from the coding sequence ATGCTGAAGAACAAACGAGGGATTTGGATCGGACTTTTCTCTCTTGTCCTGTGCGGAATGATCTTTTCGGGATGCTCCGGCAGCAAATCCGCGGTGAAGGTGAAAGTGGGGGAAGTCACGCGGTCCGTTTTCTATGCCCCTGAATATGTGGCGCTGGAAAAAGGATTTTTTAAGGAGGAAGGACTGGATGTCGAGCTGCAAACGATCCCTGGCGGCGACAAAACGATGACAGCTCTTTTATCAGGGGCCATTAATGTGGCTTTGGTCGGATCCGAAACATCCATCTATGTGTACCAGCAGGGTTCGGATGATCCGGTCATCAATTTTGGTCAAGTCACGCAAACCGATGGCACTTTTTTAATGGCAAGGAACCAAGAAGGCAAGCTGGATTGGAACAATGTGAAAGGGAGTGTTTTCCTGGGTCAGCGTAAAGGAGGCATGCCGCAAATGGCAGGCGAATTTACACTGCGCAAGCATAACATTGATCCCCAGAAGGATTTGAAGCTGATCCAGAATATTGATTTTGCGAATATCGCCTCTGCCTATTTATCCGGGACGGGGGATTATGTGCAGCTGTTTGAGCCGCAGGCATCTATTTTTGAAAAAGAAGGAAAAGGCCATGTCGTTGCATCCTTCGGTGAGGAAAGCGGCCATTTGCCGTATACGGTATTTATGAGTAAGCAGAGCTACATCAAAAAGAACAACGATACCGTACAAAAATTCACGAATGCGCTGCAGAAAGCGCAAAACTGGGTCCAACAGCACAGTCCTGAAGAAATTGCGGATGCCATCCTGCCTTACTTCAAGGACGCAGATAAAGAAATTATCATCTCTTCCGTCAAACGCTATAAAGATCAAGGTACGTATGCTGCGGATCCGATCGTGGATGAAACCGAATGGAATAATCTGCTCGATGTCATGAGCCAGGCTGGAGAACTGAAAGAGAAAGTGCCGGCAACAGCGATCGTCGACAACAGCTTTGCCGAAAAAGCCAAGTCATTCGTGAAATAG
- a CDS encoding ABC transporter permease: protein MLHKSHLKRQKKQRIQVFSVQMALLLLFFAFWEIAGRLKWIDVLLFSYPSKVFAQIGKDMVSGELWGHLGITVGETAAGFVLGTLFGTLLAVLIWWSPFLSKVLDPYMVVFNSMPKVALGPIFIVMFGAGFLSITVTTLSITVIVTTLVVYNSFCEVDTNLIKVVRVFGGTRAQVFRKVILPASFPTIISTLKVNVGMAWVGVIVGEFLVAKMGLGYLIIYGFQVFNFTLVMSSLLIIAVVATGMYQLVVYAERKLLNHRR, encoded by the coding sequence ATGCTGCATAAGTCACATCTCAAGCGCCAAAAGAAACAGCGTATTCAGGTGTTTTCCGTACAAATGGCGTTATTGCTGTTGTTTTTTGCATTTTGGGAGATCGCGGGCAGGCTGAAATGGATCGATGTGCTGCTGTTCAGCTATCCGTCCAAGGTATTCGCGCAGATTGGCAAAGATATGGTGAGCGGTGAGCTCTGGGGGCATCTTGGAATTACGGTCGGGGAAACAGCAGCGGGATTTGTGCTGGGAACGCTTTTTGGGACGCTGCTTGCCGTACTGATCTGGTGGTCACCGTTTCTTTCCAAGGTGCTTGACCCTTACATGGTTGTCTTTAACAGTATGCCTAAGGTCGCCTTAGGTCCCATATTCATCGTGATGTTTGGTGCCGGATTTTTATCCATCACCGTTACCACGCTGTCCATCACAGTGATTGTGACGACGCTGGTAGTGTATAACAGCTTTTGCGAGGTGGACACCAATCTGATTAAGGTTGTGCGCGTCTTCGGCGGGACGAGGGCTCAGGTATTCCGTAAAGTAATTCTTCCGGCCTCTTTTCCTACCATTATATCTACCCTGAAGGTCAATGTAGGCATGGCCTGGGTTGGCGTTATTGTAGGCGAATTTCTGGTGGCCAAGATGGGGCTCGGCTATTTGATCATTTATGGTTTTCAGGTATTTAACTTTACGCTTGTCATGTCCAGCCTGCTGATTATTGCTGTTGTTGCTACAGGTATGTACCAGCTTGTCGTCTATGCGGAGCGTAAACTGCTGAATCATCGGCGATAA
- a CDS encoding aromatic acid exporter family protein codes for MGFRVIKTAIATLMAILVADAFGITGPLSAGLLAVLGVDVTRKKSIRTISARFFASLLGLAFACVLFEILGYHYWVLAIYILVAFPIIARANFKEGIVTSSVVVFRVYGNGSITLPTLVTQIELLVIGLGSAMIVNLAYMPQAADQMVAIRKRVDKQFSIIFARIAQTLRDPDYVWDGKELIEAGKEIRIGKEASHRAMENQMLHPDEVWSIYFYMRKEQLESIQNMLQLISHVYHKLPQADDVAELFEQLSHDVTEEVYTGRTEFLLERLEQEFKTMELPSTREEFEIRSAILQLIRELSLYLKLAKKNKAPTSVAARKAAITSE; via the coding sequence ATGGGCTTTCGTGTCATTAAAACAGCCATTGCAACTCTCATGGCGATTCTGGTAGCGGATGCGTTCGGCATAACAGGGCCGCTGTCAGCAGGCCTGCTGGCTGTACTCGGCGTGGATGTTACCCGTAAGAAAAGCATAAGAACGATATCTGCCCGTTTTTTCGCATCGCTTCTCGGGCTTGCTTTTGCTTGCGTATTATTTGAAATTCTGGGCTATCATTACTGGGTGCTGGCTATCTATATATTAGTTGCCTTTCCCATAATAGCCCGCGCCAACTTCAAAGAAGGTATCGTAACCAGCTCGGTAGTTGTCTTCCGGGTCTATGGCAATGGCAGCATCACGCTGCCGACGCTCGTGACACAGATTGAATTGCTTGTGATTGGCCTGGGTTCAGCAATGATTGTTAACCTGGCATATATGCCGCAGGCAGCCGATCAGATGGTTGCAATCCGCAAACGGGTGGATAAGCAGTTCTCTATTATTTTCGCCCGGATTGCCCAAACGCTGCGTGATCCTGACTATGTATGGGATGGAAAAGAACTGATTGAAGCAGGCAAAGAAATCCGCATCGGAAAAGAGGCGTCGCACCGGGCGATGGAGAATCAAATGCTTCATCCGGACGAGGTCTGGAGCATTTATTTTTACATGAGGAAAGAGCAGCTGGAGTCCATTCAGAACATGCTGCAGCTCATTTCACATGTATATCATAAGCTCCCGCAAGCGGATGATGTAGCAGAGCTTTTCGAGCAGCTCAGTCATGATGTTACGGAGGAAGTATATACCGGCCGCACGGAATTTCTTTTGGAACGGCTGGAACAGGAATTTAAAACGATGGAGCTGCCTTCCACCCGGGAGGAATTTGAGATCCGCTCGGCAATTCTGCAGCTGATCCGCGAATTGTCCCTCTATCTTAAGCTGGCGAAAAAGAATAAGGCGCCGACTTCCGTCGCTGCACGTAAAGCTGCCATCACTTCTGAATAA
- a CDS encoding carbonic anhydrase, producing the protein MSHVSEILEYNHQFVEEKQYEQYLTGKFPDKKLVIITCMDTRLVELLPKAMNLKNGDVKIIKIAGAIVSHPFGSVMRSILVALYELSADEVIVVGHLDCGMAALNADHMIQEIRNRGVSEEVLSTLENSGIKLDTWLQGFNNIKDGVTGTVNLIKKHPLLPGDVPVHGMIIDPNTGSLELVVDGYEKISQK; encoded by the coding sequence ATGAGCCACGTTTCAGAAATTCTGGAGTATAACCATCAATTTGTGGAAGAAAAACAGTATGAACAATACTTGACAGGCAAGTTTCCCGATAAAAAGCTGGTCATCATCACTTGCATGGATACCCGTCTGGTGGAACTGCTTCCTAAAGCCATGAATCTGAAGAACGGCGATGTCAAAATCATCAAAATTGCGGGCGCGATCGTATCCCATCCGTTCGGCAGCGTGATGCGCAGCATCTTGGTTGCCCTGTATGAACTGAGCGCGGACGAAGTCATCGTCGTTGGCCACCTCGACTGCGGCATGGCAGCCCTGAATGCTGATCATATGATCCAGGAAATCCGCAATCGCGGCGTTTCCGAGGAAGTGCTGTCCACCCTGGAGAATTCCGGCATCAAGCTGGATACTTGGCTTCAGGGCTTCAACAACATCAAAGACGGCGTGACCGGAACCGTCAACCTCATCAAAAAGCATCCGCTTCTTCCGGGAGACGTGCCGGTTCATGGCATGATCATCGATCCGAACACCGGCTCGCTTGAACTGGTCGTCGACGGCTACGAAAAAATTTCACAAAAATAA
- a CDS encoding carboxypeptidase M32: protein MNNDVKAKLESFKELVRKIGAYTEAISLMHWDLRTGAPRKGVELRSGVIGTLSAEQFKLRVSDEMGEYISFFTNPEVDSQLDETTRRVVKECKKDYEENKQIPAKKIEEFSVLSAHTQTIWEEAKENNDFASFEPNLTKIVSLLKEFIQYWGVKGTTYDTLLDKYEPELTVEKLDEVFGRLRDRLVPLVSAIQASPSKPDTTFLDQIFEKEQQEKMGLFILEQMGYDFDAGRLDESVHPFATGLNSGDVRITTHYLQDDVTSALFSSLHEGGHALYEQNISKDLAGTPLAQGTSMGIHESQSRLWENIIGRSRAFWERYYTDLQKHFSQQLQDVKLEDFYRAVNRVENSLIRIESDELTYNLHIIIRYEIEKMIFNEGLEVKDLPKVWNEKYQQYLGVTPPNDSLGVLQDVHWSGGDFGYFASYSLGNMYAAQIMNTMKKELPELDRYIREGNLIPIKEWLTEKIYRFGKSLSPAEIIMQVTGEELSPDYLADYLEEKYKEIYKL, encoded by the coding sequence ATGAATAACGATGTAAAGGCAAAATTGGAATCTTTTAAGGAACTCGTGCGCAAAATTGGCGCATATACCGAAGCGATTTCCCTGATGCACTGGGATCTTCGTACGGGTGCACCACGCAAAGGCGTGGAACTTCGTTCCGGAGTCATCGGCACACTGTCTGCGGAGCAATTCAAGCTGCGTGTATCGGACGAAATGGGAGAATACATATCCTTTTTCACAAACCCAGAAGTCGACAGCCAACTGGATGAAACAACCCGTCGCGTGGTGAAGGAATGCAAAAAGGATTACGAAGAAAACAAACAAATCCCTGCTAAAAAAATCGAGGAATTCTCCGTGCTTTCTGCACATACGCAGACCATCTGGGAAGAAGCAAAGGAAAACAATGATTTTGCTTCCTTCGAGCCGAATTTGACCAAAATCGTAAGTTTGCTGAAAGAATTTATTCAGTACTGGGGTGTTAAAGGCACGACTTATGACACGCTGCTGGATAAATACGAGCCGGAATTGACCGTAGAAAAGCTGGATGAAGTCTTTGGCAGATTGCGTGACCGTTTGGTACCGCTGGTTTCCGCTATACAAGCATCTCCCAGCAAACCGGATACGACATTCCTGGATCAAATTTTTGAAAAAGAGCAGCAGGAGAAAATGGGCCTCTTTATCCTCGAACAAATGGGTTATGACTTTGACGCAGGACGTCTTGATGAAAGCGTCCATCCATTCGCTACGGGGTTAAACTCTGGCGACGTACGGATTACGACCCACTATCTTCAGGATGATGTGACCAGTGCGTTGTTCAGTTCCCTGCATGAAGGCGGACATGCACTGTATGAACAAAATATCAGCAAAGACCTTGCCGGCACACCGCTCGCGCAAGGAACTTCGATGGGCATTCACGAGTCCCAATCCCGTTTATGGGAAAACATAATCGGCCGCAGCCGCGCGTTCTGGGAACGCTATTACACAGATTTGCAAAAGCATTTCTCGCAGCAGCTTCAGGATGTAAAGCTTGAAGACTTCTACCGCGCCGTTAACCGTGTGGAAAACTCCCTCATTCGGATCGAATCCGACGAGTTGACGTACAACCTTCATATCATTATCCGCTACGAAATCGAGAAGATGATCTTTAATGAAGGATTGGAAGTCAAAGATCTTCCGAAAGTATGGAATGAAAAATATCAGCAATATCTTGGCGTCACGCCACCAAATGACAGTCTAGGCGTACTGCAGGACGTTCACTGGTCCGGAGGGGATTTTGGTTATTTCGCTTCTTATTCCCTCGGCAACATGTACGCTGCCCAAATCATGAATACCATGAAAAAGGAGCTGCCTGAGCTGGACCGGTATATCCGTGAGGGCAATCTGATTCCAATCAAGGAATGGCTGACCGAGAAAATCTATCGCTTCGGCAAAAGCTTATCTCCTGCCGAGATCATCATGCAAGTAACCGGAGAGGAACTGAGCCCGGATTATCTGGCTGATTATCTCGAAGAGAAGTACAAGGAAATTTACAAGCTGTAA
- the mutS gene encoding DNA mismatch repair protein MutS: MAQYTPMIEQYLAVKEQAQDAFLFFRLGDFYEMFFEDAVRASRELEITLTGREGGGVERIPMCGVPYHSAEGYIQRLIEKGYKVAICEQMDDPAVTKGMVRREIVRVVTPGTIMEGKTIADKSNNYLVCVTESDRMMSLAACDISTGELYVTSVPSSVEWLRDEIGIYEPAEMIGDSGVLELIQTEQMQWSRPVVYTPWEKKDEKLVRSQFGEAAWARLDPERQHCVSVLISYLSETQRRSLGQLTQFSPYEPGHYMILDPFTRRNLELVETVRDRSKKGSLLWLLDRTQTSMGARLLRRWIDKPLLHRKPIEERLEAVDHLYNQFILREDLKASLNEIYDLERLVARIAFGNANGRDLNALKVSLQQIPALKELCATSSSSTLRRIAGEMDECTDLSEAIDLTIVEDPPVSVRDGGLIKPGCHDHLDELREASVNGKRWIAELEAKEREVTGIRSLKIGFNKVFGYYIEVTKANVSSLPEGRYERKQTLTNAERYVTPELKEKEGLILEAQEKMVDLEYTLFTELREKLAAEISRLQLLAEKVAELDVYQSLAAVSAEQGFVKPDLTDGYDLIVEAGRHPVVEAVMKDSSFIANATRLSREEAGILLITGPNMAGKSTYMRQVALISIMAQMGCFVPAGKAEVPMTDRIFTRIGAADDLIGGQSTFMVEMADIQVMTEKATPRSLIIIDELGRGTSTSEGMAIAQAVIEYVHDTIGCKSLVSTHFHELAHLEESLKGLRNYSMAVQESGENVHFLRKLVPGPAGSSYGIYCARLAGLPSSIIGRAYTLLQGLEQSVSQAAVGLEEVEQSTATMESAAPAEPVHVSNEVVQMSIFGEEEIKPASKAAAPAEKVDPSLIHIVETIKSVDVMNMTPLQAMQLLNELKMKARDL, from the coding sequence ATGGCACAATATACGCCAATGATTGAACAATATTTAGCAGTGAAGGAACAAGCGCAAGACGCTTTCCTTTTTTTTCGTCTAGGCGATTTTTATGAAATGTTTTTTGAAGATGCAGTGAGGGCATCAAGAGAGCTTGAGATTACCTTGACCGGCCGCGAAGGCGGTGGGGTTGAACGAATTCCGATGTGCGGAGTACCATACCATTCGGCTGAAGGCTATATCCAGCGCCTGATTGAGAAAGGCTATAAAGTGGCCATTTGTGAGCAAATGGATGATCCGGCTGTCACGAAGGGCATGGTACGCCGTGAAATTGTCCGTGTGGTGACCCCGGGAACCATTATGGAAGGGAAGACCATTGCTGACAAATCCAATAATTATCTGGTATGTGTGACAGAGAGTGACAGAATGATGTCGCTTGCTGCATGTGATATCTCGACAGGTGAACTGTATGTCACGTCGGTTCCTTCCTCTGTGGAATGGCTGCGCGATGAAATCGGCATTTATGAACCTGCGGAAATGATTGGCGACAGCGGGGTTCTGGAGCTGATTCAAACGGAACAAATGCAGTGGAGCCGTCCGGTTGTGTATACACCTTGGGAGAAAAAAGATGAGAAGCTGGTGCGGAGCCAATTCGGTGAAGCGGCCTGGGCCAGACTGGATCCCGAGCGCCAGCACTGCGTGTCTGTTCTCATTTCCTATCTGAGTGAGACCCAACGCCGCTCTTTGGGGCAGCTGACTCAGTTCTCGCCGTATGAACCCGGGCATTACATGATTCTGGATCCATTTACTCGGCGGAATCTGGAGCTTGTGGAGACAGTACGTGATCGCTCGAAGAAGGGATCTCTGCTATGGCTTTTGGATCGTACTCAGACGTCGATGGGAGCAAGACTTTTGCGGAGGTGGATCGATAAGCCGCTTCTTCACCGTAAACCTATTGAAGAACGCCTGGAGGCGGTAGATCATCTCTATAACCAGTTTATTCTTCGTGAGGATTTAAAGGCCTCATTAAATGAGATTTATGATTTGGAGCGGCTTGTGGCAAGAATTGCTTTTGGAAACGCCAACGGGCGTGATCTGAATGCATTAAAAGTATCGCTGCAGCAAATTCCCGCCCTTAAGGAGCTCTGCGCGACTTCCTCTTCTAGCACGCTTCGCCGCATCGCCGGTGAAATGGACGAATGTACGGATCTTAGCGAGGCCATTGATCTGACGATTGTGGAGGATCCTCCCGTATCCGTTCGGGATGGGGGTCTCATTAAGCCAGGCTGCCATGACCATCTGGATGAACTGCGGGAAGCAAGCGTTAACGGGAAGCGCTGGATCGCGGAGCTTGAAGCCAAAGAACGCGAGGTCACAGGCATCCGCTCACTGAAGATCGGCTTTAATAAAGTGTTCGGATACTATATTGAGGTGACCAAGGCCAATGTAAGCTCCTTGCCTGAAGGCAGATATGAACGCAAGCAGACGCTGACTAACGCAGAGCGTTATGTGACACCCGAGCTGAAAGAGAAGGAAGGACTAATTCTTGAAGCTCAGGAAAAGATGGTAGACCTGGAATACACTCTATTCACAGAACTCAGGGAAAAGCTTGCTGCTGAAATCTCGAGATTGCAGCTGCTGGCCGAAAAAGTGGCAGAGCTTGATGTGTACCAGTCACTGGCCGCAGTCAGCGCCGAGCAGGGCTTCGTAAAACCTGATCTGACGGATGGATATGATCTGATTGTGGAAGCAGGAAGGCATCCGGTAGTCGAGGCGGTTATGAAGGATTCCTCGTTCATTGCCAATGCGACGCGTCTGAGCCGTGAGGAGGCAGGGATTCTGCTGATTACCGGTCCGAACATGGCAGGTAAGAGCACGTATATGCGTCAGGTAGCACTCATTTCCATCATGGCTCAAATGGGCTGCTTCGTACCGGCAGGAAAGGCCGAAGTACCTATGACAGATCGTATCTTCACACGGATTGGTGCTGCGGATGACCTGATTGGCGGACAGAGCACGTTTATGGTGGAGATGGCCGACATTCAGGTCATGACGGAAAAAGCAACGCCGCGAAGCCTGATTATCATAGACGAGCTGGGTCGGGGTACCTCGACCAGTGAAGGCATGGCCATCGCTCAAGCCGTCATTGAATATGTGCATGATACCATTGGCTGTAAGTCACTCGTGTCAACGCATTTTCATGAGCTTGCCCACTTGGAGGAAAGCCTGAAAGGACTAAGAAATTATTCCATGGCGGTACAGGAAAGCGGAGAAAATGTTCACTTTCTGCGCAAGCTGGTGCCTGGTCCTGCAGGAAGCAGTTACGGCATCTACTGTGCCCGCTTGGCAGGTCTGCCTTCATCGATTATTGGACGGGCTTATACTTTACTGCAAGGGCTTGAACAGAGCGTTTCACAAGCAGCTGTAGGGCTCGAGGAAGTGGAACAATCTACTGCAACAATGGAGTCTGCGGCACCAGCAGAGCCTGTCCATGTCTCCAATGAAGTCGTCCAGATGTCCATTTTTGGAGAAGAGGAAATAAAACCTGCTTCGAAGGCTGCGGCACCTGCTGAAAAGGTAGACCCATCGCTCATACATATCGTGGAAACGATCAAGAGTGTAGATGTCATGAATATGACGCCGCTTCAGGCGATGCAGCTGCTGAATGAATTAAAAATGAAAGCCAGGGATCTGTAA